In one window of Escherichia coli DSM 30083 = JCM 1649 = ATCC 11775 DNA:
- a CDS encoding KpsF/GutQ family sugar-phosphate isomerase, producing the protein MNNTDLIYLIKHFMHNELKAVEEVIYSPLSEFANLIKVLQSCQGKVVFIGVGKSGIIARKLAATFASTGTPSFFVHGTEAVHGDLGMVAKDDVVILISNSGETAEILATLPSLKKMGNYLISFTRSHHSSLAISCDLSVEIPVKSEADNLGLAPSCSSTVVLVVGDAVALALSELKKFTRADFGLYHPGGALGIKANS; encoded by the coding sequence ATGAATAACACGGATCTTATCTATCTCATTAAACATTTTATGCATAACGAACTTAAAGCAGTAGAAGAGGTTATTTATTCCCCACTTTCTGAATTCGCTAATTTAATTAAAGTATTACAATCTTGTCAGGGAAAAGTTGTTTTTATTGGTGTTGGTAAGTCCGGTATTATTGCCAGAAAACTCGCAGCAACTTTTGCCAGTACCGGAACTCCCTCGTTTTTTGTTCACGGTACGGAAGCGGTACACGGCGACCTTGGAATGGTGGCGAAAGACGATGTTGTTATTCTTATTTCAAACAGTGGTGAGACGGCGGAAATCCTGGCGACACTGCCTAGTTTGAAAAAAATGGGTAATTATTTGATCTCTTTTACCCGCAGTCATCACTCATCGCTTGCGATAAGTTGTGATTTATCTGTTGAAATCCCCGTCAAAAGTGAGGCGGATAATTTAGGTTTAGCACCGTCATGCTCGTCGACTGTTGTTCTGGTTGTTGGTGATGCGGTGGCGCTTGCACTCTCTGAATTGAAAAAATTTACTCGTGCTGATTTCGGCTTATATCATCCAGGAGGTGCACTCGGCATTAAAGCAAATTCATAA
- the tssE gene encoding type VI secretion system baseplate subunit TssE — protein sequence MSTPSLYEMLTFSFSGELPLEQISERDQLILSVMDNMQRIINCRAGTLAHLPDYGLPDLSLIHQGMAAGIHGLMRQIEETLLRYEPRLSQIQVELLPQPRPGHLNYLIHAQLPDTGWIRFDGVFSPEGRIVLRHLKQQERAY from the coding sequence TGTCGACACCTTCCTTATATGAAATGCTGACGTTCAGTTTCAGCGGCGAGTTACCGCTGGAACAGATCAGCGAGCGGGATCAGCTTATCCTTTCCGTGATGGACAATATGCAACGCATTATCAACTGCCGGGCAGGCACGCTGGCGCATTTGCCGGATTACGGTCTGCCGGATCTCAGTCTGATCCATCAGGGGATGGCTGCGGGTATTCATGGCCTGATGCGTCAGATTGAAGAAACACTGCTGCGTTATGAACCACGCCTGAGTCAGATACAGGTGGAATTACTCCCCCAGCCCCGTCCGGGGCATCTTAATTACCTGATCCACGCGCAGCTTCCCGATACCGGCTGGATACGCTTTGATGGCGTATTTTCTCCGGAAGGACGAATTGTTCTGCGTCATCTCAAACAGCAGGAGCGGGCGTACTGA
- a CDS encoding VasL domain-containing protein has protein sequence MASNANFISQFVMGGDPCTYKESGELQAEMSKLTHPARPDVDWRQVEKLSLALFRQNGVELQTLVCYVLAITRRQGLAGMADGLGSLDILLQRWADFWPVQVHSRISLLSWVTEKMQQALRTLDIQYQDLPQIYRCVQHLSTIETTLQQCELWHMTKLDVLSGQFRNTALRLERLAPQGAETTITPPELPRREMNQPKKSEESPQPVFATRSVQQNDKDASPPVPSPEISRQRTWPIFMAGMVVMAGLGGTGLWGWSQLNQPDALIQRIQLSVMPLPQSLESGELAKLDVKDKALLAQDRTIAASQMQLEQLNKLPARWPLEQGYRQLRQLDALWPDNPQVRALNAQWRKQRELSALSAEALNGYAQAQSQLQRLSAQLDALDERKGRYLTGSELKTAVYGIRQSLKEPPLEELLRQLEEQKQTGEVSPTLLTQIDTRLNQLLNRYVILLDTKVEQSQ, from the coding sequence ATGGCAAGTAACGCGAATTTTATCAGCCAGTTCGTCATGGGCGGCGATCCCTGTACGTATAAGGAATCCGGTGAACTGCAGGCTGAAATGAGTAAACTGACTCACCCGGCCCGGCCAGACGTGGACTGGCGCCAAGTGGAAAAACTCAGCCTCGCGCTGTTCCGGCAAAATGGCGTGGAACTACAGACGCTGGTCTGTTACGTACTGGCGATAACCAGACGGCAGGGGCTGGCAGGGATGGCAGACGGACTCGGTTCACTGGATATACTGCTCCAGCGCTGGGCTGACTTCTGGCCGGTACAGGTACATTCCAGAATATCACTGCTCAGCTGGGTCACAGAAAAAATGCAGCAGGCACTGAGAACGCTGGATATTCAGTATCAGGATCTGCCGCAGATCTACCGTTGTGTACAGCATCTTTCTACCATAGAAACCACGCTGCAACAGTGTGAACTGTGGCATATGACGAAGCTGGACGTATTGTCCGGGCAGTTTCGCAATACCGCATTGCGTCTGGAACGGCTGGCGCCTCAGGGAGCGGAAACCACTATCACTCCCCCTGAATTACCCCGCCGGGAAATGAATCAACCGAAAAAGTCAGAGGAAAGTCCACAGCCGGTTTTTGCAACCAGATCCGTTCAGCAAAACGATAAGGATGCCAGTCCACCCGTTCCATCCCCTGAAATCTCCCGGCAGCGGACATGGCCGATATTTATGGCCGGAATGGTTGTGATGGCCGGTCTCGGCGGAACAGGATTATGGGGCTGGTCGCAGCTTAATCAGCCGGACGCGCTAATCCAGCGAATACAACTGTCTGTCATGCCGTTGCCGCAGTCGCTGGAGAGCGGCGAACTGGCAAAGCTGGATGTAAAGGATAAGGCGCTGCTGGCTCAGGACAGAACAATTGCGGCAAGTCAGATGCAACTGGAGCAGTTAAACAAATTGCCTGCCCGCTGGCCACTGGAGCAAGGATATCGCCAGCTACGCCAGCTTGATGCCCTGTGGCCGGATAATCCTCAGGTCAGGGCGCTGAACGCGCAGTGGCGCAAACAGCGGGAGCTGAGCGCCCTGTCTGCTGAGGCACTGAATGGCTATGCTCAGGCGCAGAGCCAGCTACAGCGCCTGTCGGCGCAGCTGGATGCACTGGATGAACGTAAGGGGAGATATCTGACCGGTTCGGAACTAAAAACGGCGGTGTACGGCATCCGGCAGTCGTTAAAGGAGCCGCCGCTGGAAGAACTGCTTCGGCAACTGGAAGAGCAAAAACAGACCGGAGAGGTTTCGCCAACGCTGTTGACGCAAATTGATACCCGGTTAAATCAGTTGTTGAATCGCTATGTCATTTTACTGGATACGAAGGTGGAACAAAGTCAGTAA
- a CDS encoding MalY/PatB family protein — protein sequence MDVFNTPVSRKGTYCTQWDFCEDRFGVKDVLPFSISDMDLPIPDAITRALKKRLEHPILGYSRWQHGEYLNAIVNWYYQQYQTDIKPEWITYSPSVMYSIAKAIELLTSHGDNILVFTPVYNAFFDVIKHSERNILTASLIIKNEGGYAINWQDFDLKIKSAKMVLLCNPHNPTGTVWSEEELHKIAASCTRHNVWLCSDEIHSDFVFNRSFTSALKIKKEKVVVFNSISKTFNVPALTGSYMISTDDNFNHKFRTISRYRDFVNSPSVLNIIATIIAYNECEGWLKSLKAHIASNIQFTQQYLNENIPELIVRPADGCYFSWIDCSAIGYPFDEFYSRLIHEGKVGIMAGHVYGTEGEGYLRLNLACGREKLYMGLTRLVSVIKNINQGE from the coding sequence ATGGATGTTTTTAATACTCCTGTTTCCCGCAAAGGAACATATTGTACCCAATGGGACTTTTGCGAGGACAGATTTGGTGTAAAAGATGTACTACCATTCTCTATTTCAGATATGGATCTTCCGATACCAGACGCTATCACCAGAGCATTAAAAAAACGCCTGGAACACCCGATTTTAGGGTACAGTCGTTGGCAACATGGTGAATATCTGAATGCGATAGTAAACTGGTATTATCAACAATATCAAACAGATATTAAACCTGAATGGATAACCTATAGCCCCAGTGTGATGTACTCTATTGCAAAAGCAATAGAGTTATTGACATCGCATGGTGATAATATTCTCGTTTTTACACCTGTCTATAATGCATTTTTTGATGTAATTAAACATAGCGAGCGAAATATTCTGACAGCCTCTTTGATTATAAAAAATGAGGGGGGCTACGCTATCAACTGGCAAGATTTTGATCTTAAGATTAAAAGCGCAAAGATGGTGTTATTATGTAATCCTCATAACCCGACAGGAACAGTCTGGTCGGAAGAAGAACTGCATAAAATCGCTGCAAGCTGTACAAGGCATAATGTCTGGTTATGTTCAGATGAAATCCATAGTGATTTTGTTTTTAATCGTAGCTTTACATCCGCGCTTAAAATAAAAAAAGAAAAAGTAGTAGTATTTAACTCGATATCGAAAACATTTAATGTTCCTGCACTAACAGGATCGTATATGATTTCAACTGACGATAATTTTAATCATAAGTTCAGAACGATATCGAGGTATCGCGATTTTGTAAACTCCCCATCAGTACTGAATATAATTGCAACTATTATTGCCTATAACGAATGTGAGGGATGGTTAAAGTCATTAAAGGCACATATTGCCTCTAACATTCAATTCACCCAGCAGTATCTGAATGAAAATATTCCAGAATTGATCGTAAGGCCAGCTGATGGTTGCTATTTTTCCTGGATAGATTGTTCTGCTATTGGTTATCCTTTTGATGAATTCTACAGTCGATTAATTCATGAAGGCAAAGTGGGCATTATGGCGGGGCATGTCTATGGAACGGAGGGGGAGGGCTACCTTCGTCTGAACCTGGCCTGCGGTCGAGAAAAATTATATATGGGGCTTACGCGTCTTGTGAGTGTAATTAAAAATATTAATCAGGGAGAATAA
- a CDS encoding phosphoglycerate dehydrogenase — MKNVLVTFPSFSARCVSASKLLRENNFNLIIKNNVEHLLKSESTALRESICAVIAGKDGYQADTLSLLPGVRIISRFGTGIDNIDLRAAQQSGIVVNNAVGINSNAVAEFIIGLIFASMRNIPGSYHAMQNGYWGESHGCELQGKRIGLVGYGNIGKTLAKRLSGFDVELLAFDKQPDYQVADKAGVQFVSIEDIFMQSHVIIVLLPFSSELENFISHKYLSMMRNGALIINAARGKLLDEGALLQVIEERNVFAALDVFSSEPLAQFSPLLHAKNIITTPHIAAATVESYQQTGIHVAQSIIDYFAGREIKNVL, encoded by the coding sequence ATGAAAAATGTTCTGGTCACCTTCCCCAGCTTTTCAGCACGCTGTGTTTCCGCCAGCAAGTTGCTAAGAGAGAATAATTTTAATCTTATTATTAAGAATAATGTGGAGCATCTGCTTAAATCAGAATCCACTGCATTACGAGAATCTATTTGCGCGGTCATCGCCGGAAAAGATGGTTATCAGGCGGACACGCTATCATTGCTGCCTGGTGTGAGAATAATATCGAGATTCGGGACGGGGATAGACAATATTGATCTTCGTGCGGCACAGCAATCCGGTATTGTTGTCAATAATGCGGTTGGGATTAATTCAAATGCGGTTGCGGAATTTATCATTGGACTTATCTTCGCGAGCATGAGAAATATCCCTGGCAGCTATCATGCGATGCAAAATGGCTACTGGGGTGAGTCGCATGGCTGTGAATTACAAGGGAAACGGATTGGCCTGGTTGGCTACGGTAATATAGGTAAAACTCTGGCGAAAAGGTTATCCGGTTTTGATGTTGAGCTTTTAGCTTTTGACAAACAACCCGACTATCAGGTTGCTGACAAAGCTGGAGTTCAGTTTGTATCAATTGAAGATATCTTTATGCAGTCGCATGTCATCATTGTTCTTTTGCCTTTTTCTTCTGAGCTGGAGAACTTCATTAGTCATAAATATTTGTCGATGATGCGCAATGGTGCTCTGATCATCAATGCCGCAAGGGGAAAGTTGCTGGATGAGGGCGCTTTACTTCAGGTGATTGAAGAACGAAATGTGTTTGCGGCGCTGGATGTGTTTAGCTCTGAACCGTTGGCGCAATTTAGCCCACTGCTACATGCCAAAAATATCATTACAACGCCGCATATCGCGGCCGCCACCGTTGAGTCATACCAGCAAACCGGGATACACGTTGCCCAGTCGATAATTGATTACTTCGCAGGAAGGGAGATAAAAAACGTGTTGTGA